In a single window of the Nocardioides sp. L-11A genome:
- a CDS encoding PKD domain-containing protein — MIVPALAPLAPPVGAAPGEISFVAAASTAGNRTAHTVRVPVEVRAGDVLLLSLTTNTTASTIVDPLAGWTSVAGRDGNGIRSRLWSRTATATDGNANVTVTTSAAAKSVLTVAAYRSTGATPSVTAVAGGADTSGTDHVAPAVPVAGAGSWLVSVWAEKSSTDTTWTLPAGVTQRSTAAATGSGKVSGVWGDSAGPVATGTAPARTATTSTAVSRSATYSVVIAPGDLTDSPPDASFTASCSGLVCSFDASGSQDPDSDALTYAWAFGDGATGTGSAPQHTYATAGPRTVTLTVSDGSHQDTATRQVSPDVTVTAGQVTYVGAASTAGNRPGHSVTVPTTVEPGDRLVLFLVTNSTTSTIEDTLPGWDLLRSRDGNGMRGRAWTRAATAADAGRTVTVSGSAYVKSVMTVAAYRSTGPAVIGASAVGGADAPATSHTTPATTATHANSWLVSVWSEKSTDPTTWTLPAGTPTRTQATATGTGKVSAILGDSDGAVPVGPLAGRTATTSTTASRSTLFSIVLDPGVDATETNEPPVAEFATGCAGLTCEFDAAHSFDVDKDPLSYTWQYGDGQTGTGVNPTHTYATPGTRTVTLTVDDGNGHTDQATSSATAVPPNPPPGHTAVVPDTPRTNQPTITSGEVWDIEVVGNRVYVAGSFTSIRQPNNGTTINQAYLAAYNWSTGQVDTTFRPTFTNGQVDAVEASPDGTKLYIAGNFGTVNGLSRKAIARINPTTGAPIDTFTANANGKVNELAVTNSTVYAGGRFTTINNVPRGALAALDGTNGTVRADFVNNITGGIGTNGELAVQRLKLTHDEGRLLVVHTGRQVNGKDRYGVAIINTRTNKLTPWKTSLWEDNLQFVGGIQRAYGGDIGPDDSYFVVTSGSGGDRPPINDTVIAYALDDDSNAQPLWISRHFDSVYSVAATEAGIYIGGHFQWAESATAPVPWPGLDDVGYGTGQGLSAYALGDAVVKRFHLAALDPTDGHALEWFAPSNSYEGDKHLEATPRGLFVGGDGNTKGSYNVGRVAFFDFANVPAQNGTQTVVTAPIEGRIEPVDEAFELTGTATAASGVQRVELEVMDRNSGRYLADDLTTWGSTTSNTFNATLDPGAGTTRTWRLPLTMTANRELLVRARAVAGNGTADNTKATKKFETFGTADQPPNTTVTGPGSPVAALTFTITGSATDDFGVNGVSFTLRDSQNRYLQDDGTVSGTYHTFQVDPDVVGATSTTWSYEITVPYEDEWWAQARATDTAGQSDLDTADRRWIVTENGQPPTVSITQPATMVPPTTVQTVTVTPGSPVTFAGSANDDEGLNEVWITLRNNSTGERLAADGSWGTSVIAGSYRVSPVNLTQASYNWSYTTPFNLSPGTYAFTVSASDDIGLSTPSNMQGRLTLNAAIPGDSPPNATITPTGTINGQQVLLLNLAGTATDDKGVARVGVAIQDRDTSRYLQPNGTLSANLATLDATLADPGATSTTWTLNVPLPTQGDWAVTAYAWDSAGQQDPSTSGATSRYPIYPGDQPPVMNEALLNPIEGTEFLDGKIFVSGRAEDDQAMQEVEVAIVNAAGQYMSSSGTFTSTNASWRTAFLNSPGTPGSNFSYTTPVIPPGAYTVRVRAIDQHDFVSAIYERHATVVHPPNDPPVASFTTTCTANVCSFDARGSTDESPATLTYSWSFGNGSGSGPVPTRTYTAPGTFTVTLTARDEWGVTATASQTVTITTPPTNRPPVAVLNPPACAGLSCNFSAVGSADPDTGDTIGYRWVWGDGTPNSTSSSAAHTFPAAGTYTVTLTVTDGWGAATTATRQVVVTAP, encoded by the coding sequence GTGATCGTCCCCGCACTCGCGCCACTGGCACCGCCCGTCGGGGCGGCGCCCGGCGAGATCTCCTTCGTGGCCGCGGCCAGCACGGCCGGCAACCGGACCGCGCACACCGTGCGCGTCCCCGTCGAGGTCCGGGCGGGCGACGTGCTGCTGCTGTCGCTCACCACGAACACGACGGCCAGCACCATCGTGGACCCGCTGGCCGGCTGGACCTCCGTCGCCGGCCGGGACGGCAACGGCATCCGCAGCCGGCTGTGGTCGCGGACCGCCACCGCCACCGACGGCAACGCCAATGTCACCGTCACGACGAGCGCCGCGGCCAAGTCGGTCCTCACCGTGGCCGCGTACCGCAGCACCGGCGCCACCCCGTCGGTGACCGCCGTCGCGGGCGGCGCCGACACCTCCGGCACCGACCACGTGGCGCCCGCCGTCCCGGTGGCCGGCGCCGGATCCTGGCTGGTCAGCGTCTGGGCCGAGAAGTCCTCGACCGACACCACCTGGACGTTGCCCGCCGGCGTCACCCAGCGCAGTACGGCGGCAGCGACCGGCAGCGGCAAGGTGAGCGGCGTCTGGGGCGACTCCGCCGGACCGGTCGCCACCGGCACCGCACCCGCACGGACCGCCACGACGAGCACGGCCGTGTCGCGCTCGGCGACGTACTCCGTCGTGATCGCGCCCGGCGACCTGACCGACAGTCCGCCGGACGCCTCCTTCACCGCGAGCTGCAGCGGGCTGGTCTGCTCCTTCGACGCCTCCGGCTCGCAGGATCCCGACAGCGACGCCCTCACCTACGCCTGGGCGTTCGGCGACGGCGCCACCGGCACCGGCAGCGCGCCGCAGCACACCTACGCCACCGCCGGTCCCCGAACCGTGACGCTGACCGTCAGCGACGGGAGCCACCAGGACACCGCGACCCGTCAGGTCAGTCCGGACGTCACGGTCACGGCCGGCCAGGTCACCTACGTCGGCGCCGCCAGCACCGCCGGCAACCGCCCCGGTCACTCGGTCACCGTCCCCACAACGGTCGAACCGGGTGACCGGCTGGTCCTGTTCCTCGTCACGAACTCCACCACGAGCACGATCGAGGACACCCTGCCCGGCTGGGACCTGTTGCGGTCCCGCGACGGCAACGGCATGCGTGGCCGGGCCTGGACCCGCGCCGCGACCGCGGCCGACGCGGGCCGCACGGTCACCGTCTCCGGCAGCGCCTACGTGAAGTCCGTGATGACGGTCGCGGCCTACCGCAGCACCGGACCGGCCGTGATCGGAGCCTCCGCCGTCGGGGGTGCGGACGCCCCGGCCACCAGCCACACCACCCCCGCCACGACGGCGACCCACGCCAACTCCTGGCTGGTCAGCGTGTGGAGCGAGAAGTCCACCGACCCGACCACCTGGACCCTGCCGGCCGGCACGCCCACGCGCACCCAGGCGACGGCGACCGGCACCGGCAAGGTCAGCGCGATCCTCGGCGACTCCGACGGCGCCGTGCCTGTGGGTCCGCTGGCCGGTCGCACGGCCACCACCAGCACCACGGCCTCGCGGTCGACGCTGTTCTCGATCGTGCTCGACCCGGGCGTCGACGCCACGGAGACGAACGAGCCGCCGGTCGCCGAGTTCGCGACCGGATGCGCCGGGCTCACCTGCGAGTTCGACGCCGCCCACTCCTTCGACGTCGACAAGGACCCGCTGAGCTACACCTGGCAGTACGGCGACGGCCAGACCGGCACCGGCGTGAACCCGACGCACACCTACGCCACGCCCGGCACCCGGACGGTGACGCTCACCGTCGACGACGGCAACGGCCACACCGACCAGGCCACGAGCAGCGCGACGGCCGTGCCGCCCAACCCGCCGCCCGGCCACACCGCGGTGGTGCCGGACACCCCGCGCACCAACCAGCCGACCATCACCTCCGGTGAGGTCTGGGACATCGAAGTGGTCGGTAACCGCGTCTACGTCGCCGGCTCGTTCACCTCGATCCGCCAGCCCAACAACGGCACGACCATCAACCAGGCCTACCTGGCGGCGTACAACTGGAGCACGGGGCAGGTCGACACGACCTTCCGGCCGACGTTCACCAACGGCCAGGTCGACGCCGTCGAGGCATCGCCGGACGGCACCAAGCTCTACATCGCGGGCAACTTCGGCACGGTCAACGGCCTCAGCCGCAAGGCGATCGCCCGGATCAACCCGACGACGGGCGCCCCGATCGACACGTTCACCGCGAACGCCAACGGCAAGGTCAACGAGCTCGCCGTCACGAACTCGACGGTGTACGCCGGTGGCCGGTTCACCACGATCAACAACGTGCCGCGCGGTGCGCTCGCCGCCCTGGACGGCACGAACGGCACCGTGCGCGCGGACTTCGTCAACAACATCACCGGCGGCATCGGCACCAACGGCGAGCTCGCCGTGCAGCGGCTCAAGCTCACCCACGACGAGGGTCGCCTGCTCGTGGTCCACACGGGTCGGCAGGTCAACGGCAAGGACCGGTACGGCGTCGCGATCATCAACACCCGTACCAACAAGCTGACGCCGTGGAAGACCAGCCTGTGGGAGGACAACCTGCAGTTCGTCGGAGGCATCCAGCGCGCGTACGGCGGCGACATCGGCCCCGACGACTCCTACTTCGTCGTGACCAGCGGCTCCGGCGGCGACCGGCCGCCGATCAACGACACGGTCATCGCCTACGCACTCGACGACGACAGCAACGCCCAGCCGCTGTGGATCTCGCGCCACTTCGACTCGGTCTACTCCGTCGCCGCGACGGAGGCCGGCATCTACATCGGCGGTCACTTCCAGTGGGCCGAGTCGGCGACCGCGCCGGTCCCGTGGCCGGGGCTGGACGACGTCGGCTACGGCACCGGACAGGGCCTGTCGGCGTACGCACTCGGGGACGCGGTGGTCAAGCGCTTCCACCTGGCCGCCCTCGACCCGACGGACGGGCACGCCCTGGAGTGGTTCGCGCCGTCCAACTCCTACGAGGGCGACAAGCACCTCGAGGCCACGCCGCGCGGACTCTTCGTCGGCGGCGACGGCAACACCAAGGGCAGCTACAACGTCGGGCGCGTGGCCTTCTTCGACTTCGCCAACGTCCCCGCCCAGAACGGCACGCAGACGGTCGTCACGGCGCCGATCGAGGGCCGGATCGAGCCCGTCGACGAGGCCTTCGAGCTCACCGGTACGGCGACCGCGGCCTCGGGCGTCCAGCGCGTCGAGCTCGAGGTGATGGACCGCAACTCGGGCCGCTATCTCGCCGACGACCTGACGACCTGGGGCTCGACGACCTCCAACACGTTCAACGCGACCCTGGACCCGGGCGCCGGGACCACCCGGACCTGGCGGCTGCCGCTGACGATGACCGCCAACCGCGAGCTCCTGGTCCGCGCTCGGGCGGTCGCCGGGAACGGCACCGCGGACAACACGAAGGCCACGAAGAAGTTCGAGACCTTCGGCACGGCGGACCAGCCGCCCAACACCACCGTCACCGGTCCCGGCAGCCCGGTCGCCGCGCTGACCTTCACCATCACCGGTAGCGCCACCGACGACTTCGGCGTCAACGGCGTCAGCTTCACGCTGCGCGACAGCCAGAACCGCTACCTGCAGGACGACGGCACCGTCTCGGGCACCTACCACACCTTCCAGGTCGACCCCGACGTCGTCGGCGCCACCAGCACCACCTGGTCCTACGAGATCACCGTGCCCTACGAGGACGAGTGGTGGGCGCAGGCGCGGGCCACCGACACCGCCGGACAGTCCGACCTCGACACCGCCGACCGGCGCTGGATCGTGACCGAGAACGGGCAGCCACCGACGGTGTCGATCACCCAGCCGGCGACCATGGTGCCACCGACGACGGTGCAGACCGTCACGGTGACGCCGGGCAGCCCGGTCACCTTCGCCGGCTCCGCGAACGACGACGAGGGCCTGAACGAGGTCTGGATCACGCTGCGCAACAACTCCACCGGCGAGCGACTCGCCGCCGACGGGTCCTGGGGCACCAGCGTGATCGCCGGGTCGTACCGGGTGTCGCCGGTGAACCTCACCCAGGCGAGCTACAACTGGAGCTACACGACGCCGTTCAACCTCAGCCCCGGCACCTACGCGTTCACCGTCAGCGCCTCCGACGACATCGGCCTGAGCACGCCGTCGAACATGCAGGGACGGCTCACCCTCAACGCGGCCATCCCCGGGGACAGCCCGCCGAACGCGACGATCACGCCGACCGGGACGATCAACGGCCAGCAGGTGCTGCTGCTGAACCTCGCCGGCACCGCCACCGACGACAAGGGCGTGGCCCGGGTCGGCGTGGCGATCCAGGACCGCGACACCAGCCGCTACCTGCAGCCCAACGGCACCCTGTCGGCGAATCTCGCGACCCTCGACGCCACCCTGGCCGACCCGGGCGCCACCAGTACGACCTGGACCTTGAACGTCCCCCTGCCGACCCAGGGCGACTGGGCGGTGACGGCGTACGCCTGGGACAGCGCCGGACAACAGGATCCGTCGACGAGCGGCGCGACGTCCCGCTACCCGATCTACCCGGGTGACCAGCCGCCCGTCATGAACGAGGCGCTGCTCAACCCGATCGAGGGCACGGAGTTCCTCGACGGCAAGATCTTCGTGAGCGGACGCGCCGAGGACGACCAGGCGATGCAGGAGGTCGAGGTCGCGATCGTCAACGCCGCGGGCCAGTACATGAGCTCCTCCGGGACGTTCACCAGCACGAACGCGAGCTGGCGCACGGCGTTCCTCAACAGCCCCGGCACGCCCGGCTCGAACTTCTCCTACACGACCCCCGTCATCCCGCCCGGCGCCTACACCGTCCGGGTGCGCGCCATCGACCAGCACGACTTCGTCAGCGCGATCTACGAGCGCCATGCGACCGTCGTACATCCGCCGAACGACCCGCCGGTCGCGAGCTTCACCACCACCTGCACGGCCAACGTCTGCTCCTTCGACGCCCGCGGGTCGACCGACGAGAGCCCGGCCACGCTGACCTACTCCTGGAGCTTCGGCAACGGCAGCGGCTCGGGCCCGGTCCCGACCCGCACCTACACCGCGCCGGGCACCTTCACGGTGACGCTGACCGCGCGGGACGAGTGGGGGGTCACCGCCACCGCCAGCCAGACGGTGACCATCACGACTCCCCCGACCAACCGGCCGCCCGTCGCCGTCCTCAACCCGCCGGCCTGCGCCGGGCTGTCCTGCAACTTCTCCGCGGTCGGCTCGGCCGACCCCGACACCGGGGACACCATCGGCTACCGCTGGGTCTGGGGCGACGGCACGCCGAACTCGACGTCCTCCTCCGCCGCGCACACCTTCCCCGCGGCCGGGACCTACACCGTGACGCTGACGGTCACCGACGGCTGGGGCGCCGCCACGACCGCCACCCGACAGGTGGTGGTCACGGCACCCTGA
- a CDS encoding sensor histidine kinase: protein MLAGLMLHPYAVLLMEDPSIDPMTTAGHICMVLADLVLLGSALVLSFDARLRRSLIRARMATAATLVAVQDLPLLVISVADPTHGGHSYRLTTGHVATVLVVLLVFTVRIRDQHPPRFSPLLGGLLLGGVVLAVRLSLLVLDPSPFLSVKRGADLAVLAVVTLGMVLIALALLRSSLPRWAAVRVSCGIFAVFGARVWSTLFEATEPPLPAMVGVVLCSALLATTVVGLLLATLHDTAVRETRLLLRAAQAEATVQHDREVVHEMRAATAGIVAGVHLLTGDTVPPGPRRLALTHMVDVEAARLGRSFADSAEELDALGVDDLIGPLVVAQDALGHPVAWQPGGHRVVGRHDALTEVLNVLLTNAHHHARGHATAVTSRAVGDVVELRVSDRGPGIEPGLQDRLFQWGARGSTSTGQGIGLQRAHRLMLELGGSLRHEPPDADSGGTTFVVTLHNADADAEPTLFSPDVTAPPPPVPAPAAAPVTVPAAVAGSRR from the coding sequence TTGCTCGCGGGACTGATGCTGCACCCGTACGCCGTCCTCCTCATGGAGGACCCGTCGATCGACCCGATGACGACGGCCGGTCACATCTGCATGGTGCTCGCGGATCTCGTCCTGCTCGGCAGTGCGCTGGTCCTGTCCTTCGACGCCCGCCTGCGACGCAGCCTGATCCGGGCCCGGATGGCCACCGCCGCCACCCTCGTCGCGGTCCAGGACCTTCCGCTGCTGGTCATCTCGGTGGCCGATCCGACGCACGGCGGCCACAGCTACCGGCTGACCACCGGCCACGTGGCGACGGTGCTCGTGGTGCTCCTGGTCTTCACCGTCCGGATCCGCGACCAGCATCCGCCACGGTTCAGCCCGCTGCTGGGCGGGCTCCTCCTCGGCGGCGTCGTGCTCGCCGTCCGGCTCAGCCTGCTCGTCCTCGACCCCTCGCCCTTCCTGTCCGTCAAGCGGGGCGCCGACCTGGCGGTGCTGGCCGTGGTCACCCTCGGGATGGTCCTGATCGCGCTCGCCCTGCTGCGCTCGTCGCTGCCGCGGTGGGCGGCGGTGCGGGTCAGCTGCGGCATCTTCGCGGTCTTCGGCGCCCGGGTGTGGTCGACCCTGTTCGAGGCGACCGAGCCCCCGCTGCCGGCGATGGTCGGCGTGGTCCTCTGCAGTGCTCTCCTCGCCACCACGGTGGTCGGCCTCCTGCTCGCGACGCTCCACGACACCGCGGTCCGCGAGACCCGGTTGCTGCTGCGGGCCGCGCAGGCCGAGGCGACGGTGCAGCACGACCGCGAGGTGGTCCACGAGATGCGTGCCGCGACGGCCGGCATCGTCGCCGGCGTCCACCTGTTGACCGGCGACACGGTGCCGCCCGGCCCCCGTCGGCTGGCCCTGACCCACATGGTCGACGTCGAGGCGGCCCGGCTGGGCCGCAGCTTCGCCGACAGCGCGGAAGAGCTCGACGCGCTCGGTGTCGACGACCTGATCGGCCCCCTCGTCGTCGCGCAGGACGCCCTCGGCCACCCGGTCGCCTGGCAGCCCGGCGGGCACCGCGTGGTGGGCCGTCACGACGCCCTCACCGAGGTCCTCAACGTGCTGCTGACCAATGCGCACCACCACGCCCGCGGGCACGCGACCGCCGTGACCTCGCGGGCGGTCGGCGACGTCGTCGAGCTGCGGGTGTCGGACCGCGGCCCCGGGATCGAGCCCGGCCTGCAGGACCGGCTCTTCCAGTGGGGCGCGCGCGGCAGCACGTCCACCGGGCAGGGCATCGGCCTGCAGCGCGCCCATCGGCTGATGCTCGAGCTGGGCGGATCCCTGCGGCACGAGCCGCCCGATGCGGACTCCGGCGGCACGACCTTCGTGGTGACCCTGCACAACGCCGACGCGGACGCGGAGCCGACGCTGTTCTCCCCGGACGTGACGGCGCCGCCCCCACCGGTCCCGGCCCCCGCCGCGGCCCCCGTCACCGTCCCGGCCGCCGTCGCCGGCTCACGCCGATGA
- a CDS encoding LuxR C-terminal-related transcriptional regulator, protein MTTGQPRPMRITIIDDHALFAESVALTLEAEGYLVRRIDLTDEHTTLATVLATALRSAPRVVLLDLDLGHVGDGMRLITPLTAAGVAVVVVTGSSEGARRGECLRRGAKAVLVKTCPLHEVVSTVRRARDGLPLMNPQERGSLIELALHDRDEVRDIRTRLDRLTRREMEVLGALMRGAPVREIARASVVSEATVRTQVKSILAKLEMSSQLAAVGAAYKVGWHPPQG, encoded by the coding sequence ATGACGACCGGGCAACCGCGGCCGATGCGGATCACCATCATCGACGACCACGCCCTCTTCGCCGAGTCGGTCGCGCTCACCCTGGAGGCGGAGGGCTACCTGGTCCGCCGGATCGACCTGACCGACGAGCACACCACGCTCGCGACGGTGCTCGCCACCGCCCTGCGCAGCGCGCCCCGGGTGGTCCTGCTCGACCTCGACCTCGGGCACGTCGGCGACGGCATGCGGCTGATCACCCCACTCACCGCGGCCGGCGTCGCGGTGGTGGTCGTGACCGGCAGCAGCGAGGGCGCCCGCCGCGGCGAGTGCCTGCGCCGCGGCGCGAAGGCGGTGCTGGTCAAGACCTGCCCGCTGCACGAGGTGGTCTCCACCGTCCGCCGGGCGCGGGACGGGCTGCCCCTGATGAACCCACAGGAGCGCGGCTCCCTCATCGAGCTCGCTCTCCACGACCGCGACGAGGTCCGCGACATCCGGACCCGGCTGGACCGCCTCACCCGGCGCGAGATGGAGGTTCTCGGCGCCCTGATGCGGGGTGCGCCGGTGCGCGAGATCGCCCGCGCCAGCGTGGTCTCCGAGGCGACGGTGCGGACCCAGGTGAAGTCGATCCTGGCCAAGCTGGAGATGAGCTCCCAGCTCGCCGCCGTCGGCGCGGCGTACAAGGTCGGCTGGCATCCGCCCCAGGGCTGA
- a CDS encoding UDP-N-acetylglucosamine--LPS N-acetylglucosamine transferase: MRVLLVSSSGGHLAQLMCLRPWWEKHDRHWVTFDTEDAVAKLEGEDVTWAHHPTTRNLVNLARNSAQARTVLARYAPDLVVSTGAAVAVPYFWLRRRRHTSSIYLEVYDRVETRTVTGRLCRPATDLFLVQWPEQQRLYRSSVLVGELW; the protein is encoded by the coding sequence ATGCGGGTGCTTCTCGTCTCCTCCTCGGGAGGACACCTCGCGCAGCTGATGTGCCTGCGGCCGTGGTGGGAGAAGCATGACCGGCACTGGGTCACCTTCGACACCGAGGACGCCGTCGCGAAGCTCGAGGGCGAGGACGTGACCTGGGCGCACCACCCGACCACGCGCAACCTGGTCAACCTGGCCCGCAACTCGGCGCAGGCACGCACGGTGCTCGCCCGCTACGCCCCGGACCTCGTGGTCTCCACCGGTGCCGCCGTCGCCGTCCCGTACTTCTGGCTGCGACGCCGCCGGCACACCTCGTCGATCTATCTCGAGGTCTACGACCGGGTGGAGACCCGGACCGTCACCGGCCGGCTGTGCCGACCCGCCACCGACCTCTTCCTGGTCCAGTGGCCCGAGCAGCAGCGCCTCTACCGCTCCTCCGTCCTGGTCGGGGAGCTGTGGTGA
- a CDS encoding glycosyltransferase has translation MSGQAPLVAVFLGTDHHRFDRLLDWAGRLQGQGAFRFHVQYGATPLPPILAGAALLGPVPLAELLDRADAVVTHGGPGSIMDAREHGHLPVVVPRDPRLGEHVDDHQQRFARFLARTGLIVTAYDEQELAARLSLAVLTGRRSRAAHRPSPTLARFEALAEELVHR, from the coding sequence GTGAGCGGACAGGCGCCCCTCGTGGCGGTCTTCCTCGGCACCGACCACCACCGCTTCGACCGACTCCTCGACTGGGCCGGCCGGCTCCAGGGGCAGGGAGCCTTCCGGTTCCACGTGCAGTACGGCGCCACGCCGCTGCCGCCGATCCTGGCCGGAGCCGCGCTGCTGGGTCCGGTCCCGCTGGCCGAGCTGCTCGACCGGGCCGACGCGGTCGTCACCCATGGCGGTCCGGGCTCGATCATGGACGCGCGCGAGCACGGGCACCTGCCTGTCGTGGTTCCCCGCGACCCGCGACTCGGGGAGCACGTCGACGACCACCAGCAGCGGTTCGCGCGCTTCCTCGCGCGCACCGGCCTGATCGTCACGGCGTACGACGAGCAGGAGCTCGCCGCCCGGCTCTCGCTCGCCGTCCTCACCGGTCGGCGCAGCCGCGCCGCCCACCGCCCCTCGCCCACGCTCGCGCGGTTCGAGGCGCTGGCCGAGGAGCTAGTCCACCGATGA
- a CDS encoding exopolysaccharide biosynthesis polyprenyl glycosylphosphotransferase, which produces MTLLSARATTLATPGRVATRGRATVHRTGRVLAGADAVAAAVVVLAAVLVPDAISRTGPAFLFVPLWVAAVSATGDYRLPGHLTARARRLAVAALVLPTATLLTAEAIGYPVSAAVVTSVCVASAGLGALARGAVAVAARRGVHLSGVTHRVVLAGTADTLPGLVDRLHQSRTHRFAVVGACVAAGEAGGPPALDGVPVVSGIAACVPTARMSGADAVILAPDPTIPATDLQRLCWCLEDAGVAIFMWTGLLSSTAGRLHLDVGERLPLLHLGAPRRLGPSHLVKHVLDRAVATVALLLLAPALLALALAVRLDSPGPAFFRQTRIGRGDAPFTMWKLRTMSCGASEAVAGLLDLNEAGGPLFKIHQDPRITRVGRWLRRTSLDELPQLINVALGHMSLVGPRPALPSEVAAYLPDVRHRLVVRPGMTGLWQVSGRSDLSWEDAVQLDQQYVDNWSLLLDARILLRTAGAVLSGRGAY; this is translated from the coding sequence ATGACCCTCCTCTCGGCCCGCGCGACGACGCTGGCGACGCCCGGCCGCGTGGCGACGCGCGGCCGGGCGACGGTCCACCGCACCGGCCGGGTGCTGGCCGGCGCCGATGCCGTGGCCGCGGCGGTCGTCGTCCTCGCGGCGGTCCTGGTCCCGGATGCGATCTCCCGCACGGGGCCGGCCTTCCTGTTCGTGCCGCTGTGGGTGGCCGCCGTGTCCGCGACCGGGGACTACCGGCTGCCCGGCCACCTGACGGCCCGCGCCCGGCGGCTCGCCGTCGCCGCGCTGGTGCTGCCCACGGCGACGCTGCTGACCGCGGAGGCGATCGGCTACCCGGTGTCCGCCGCGGTCGTGACGTCGGTATGCGTCGCCAGCGCCGGCCTGGGCGCACTGGCGCGGGGCGCCGTCGCCGTGGCGGCCCGCCGTGGTGTCCACCTCAGTGGCGTGACCCACCGCGTCGTGCTGGCGGGGACCGCCGACACCCTGCCCGGCCTGGTCGATCGCCTCCACCAGTCGCGCACCCACCGCTTCGCGGTGGTCGGCGCCTGCGTCGCCGCGGGCGAGGCAGGCGGCCCGCCCGCACTGGACGGCGTGCCCGTCGTGTCCGGGATCGCCGCGTGCGTCCCGACCGCGCGGATGAGCGGCGCCGACGCCGTGATCCTCGCCCCCGATCCGACGATCCCCGCCACCGACCTGCAGCGCCTGTGCTGGTGCCTGGAAGACGCCGGCGTGGCCATCTTCATGTGGACCGGACTGCTCAGCTCGACCGCCGGCCGCCTCCACCTCGACGTCGGCGAGCGGCTGCCGCTGCTCCACCTCGGCGCGCCTCGCCGCCTCGGCCCCTCCCACCTGGTCAAGCACGTCCTCGACCGGGCCGTGGCGACGGTGGCGCTCCTGCTGCTCGCGCCGGCGCTGCTGGCGCTCGCCCTCGCCGTGCGCCTCGACTCCCCGGGACCGGCCTTCTTCCGGCAGACCCGGATCGGCCGGGGCGACGCGCCCTTCACGATGTGGAAGCTGCGCACGATGTCGTGTGGAGCGAGCGAGGCCGTGGCCGGTCTGCTCGATCTCAACGAGGCGGGCGGCCCGCTGTTCAAGATCCACCAGGACCCGCGGATCACCCGCGTGGGGCGCTGGTTGCGGCGTACCTCGCTCGACGAACTGCCCCAGTTGATCAACGTCGCGCTCGGTCACATGTCCCTGGTGGGTCCGCGGCCGGCGCTGCCGTCGGAGGTCGCGGCCTATCTCCCCGACGTCCGCCACCGGCTGGTCGTCCGCCCCGGCATGACCGGCCTGTGGCAGGTGTCCGGCCGCTCCGACCTCTCCTGGGAGGACGCCGTCCAGCTCGACCAGCAGTACGTCGACAACTGGTCGCTCCTTCTCGACGCGCGGATCCTGCTGCGGACCGCGGGCGCGGTCCTCAGCGGCCGTGGTGCGTACTGA
- a CDS encoding enoyl-CoA hydratase-related protein, which yields MDEPMVLSDRIGAVRMISLNRPTRLNAMTKSLVAALIPVLEDAAVDPAVRCVVLTGVGRGFCAGGDLGEVGDIADGIDVAAEESDLRRLHHSSRLLHEMAKPTIAAVNGPCAGAGLSWACACDLRIAATSAVFRSSFVSAGLTGDFGSTWTLPRIVGAGKARELCLLNLKIDAAEAQRIGLVSEVVPDDSFRDRVLELATRLAAQAPLALAGMKANLNDGERHDFGELLDREAARQAAATASSDCVEAATAFIERRAPVFTGA from the coding sequence ATGGACGAGCCGATGGTGCTCAGTGATCGGATCGGTGCGGTGCGGATGATCTCACTGAACCGGCCGACCCGGCTGAACGCGATGACCAAGAGCCTGGTCGCCGCCCTCATCCCGGTGCTCGAGGACGCCGCCGTCGACCCGGCCGTGCGCTGCGTCGTACTCACTGGCGTGGGTCGGGGCTTCTGCGCCGGTGGCGACCTGGGCGAGGTCGGCGACATCGCCGACGGCATCGACGTCGCCGCCGAGGAGTCCGACCTCCGCCGCCTCCACCACTCCAGCAGACTGCTGCACGAGATGGCGAAGCCCACGATCGCCGCCGTCAACGGCCCCTGCGCCGGCGCCGGCCTCTCCTGGGCCTGCGCCTGCGACCTTCGGATCGCCGCCACCTCCGCGGTCTTCCGCTCCTCCTTCGTCTCCGCCGGCCTCACCGGCGACTTCGGCTCCACCTGGACCCTGCCCCGCATCGTCGGCGCCGGCAAGGCCCGCGAGCTGTGCCTGCTCAACCTCAAGATCGACGCCGCCGAGGCCCAGCGCATCGGGCTGGTCAGCGAGGTCGTTCCTGACGACAGCTTCCGCGACCGCGTCCTCGAGCTCGCCACCCGGCTCGCTGCCCAGGCGCCTCTCGCCCTAGCCGGCATGAAGGCCAACCTCAACGACGGAGAGCGCCACGACTTCGGCGAGCTCCTCGACCGCGAAGCCGCCCGCCAGGCCGCCGCCACCGCGTCGTCCGACTGCGTCGAGGCGGCCACGGCGTTCATCGAGCGCCGCGCTCCCGTGTTCACCGGAGCCTGA